From the genome of Candidatus Baltobacteraceae bacterium, one region includes:
- a CDS encoding methyltransferase domain-containing protein, translated as MNFACARDSDLSTRVPNWREQLTCESCKLPNRARALLDFIDTVLLAPSTAAIYVTEETTPLFRALAGRYPQVVGSEFLRDGTAPGERNRRGIVHQDLTALSFGDETFDVICSADVLEHVADYKAALAECFRCLRQGGRLVISVPFLLSSSATLVRATVEDDGTIVHHLPAEYHGDPLDKQGILCYYHFGWDLLDALSAAGFRDRSAFAYWSYKRAYLGSPQILICATKTGAVPRSGQCVSSFYDTVAIAQQVAQGRHRDSVGGRWDEIGRLQFEFLVSRGLSPRHKLIDIGCGCLRGGVHFVRYLEPGNYFGIDINQSLLDAGYDAELAALDLQAKLPRANLLCGNAFEFAALGIDFDFGIAQSLFTHLPWNHIRLCLTRLAPQMAPSGKLFATAFIVPDDHPYGDPFAHGEGVVTNDHCDPYHYRYADFSQMCQTLPWRPVLIGDWGHPRGQTMVAFELRT; from the coding sequence GTGAACTTTGCCTGCGCGCGAGACAGCGATCTCTCGACGCGCGTACCGAATTGGCGAGAGCAGCTCACTTGCGAATCCTGTAAGCTCCCGAATCGAGCCCGAGCGCTGCTCGACTTCATCGATACCGTGTTGCTCGCGCCATCTACTGCCGCGATCTACGTCACCGAAGAAACCACGCCGCTCTTTCGAGCGCTGGCCGGACGCTATCCGCAGGTAGTCGGCAGCGAGTTCTTGCGAGACGGAACGGCACCCGGGGAGCGAAACAGAAGAGGCATCGTACACCAAGACCTCACCGCGCTCTCGTTCGGCGATGAGACGTTCGACGTCATCTGTAGTGCCGACGTCTTGGAGCACGTTGCCGACTATAAGGCTGCCCTCGCCGAATGTTTTCGATGTCTACGGCAGGGCGGAAGGCTGGTGATCAGCGTTCCCTTCCTACTCAGCTCGTCCGCAACGCTCGTTCGCGCTACCGTGGAAGATGACGGGACGATCGTCCATCATCTCCCGGCGGAATATCATGGCGACCCGCTCGATAAGCAAGGGATTCTGTGTTACTACCATTTCGGATGGGACCTTTTGGATGCTCTCTCGGCCGCGGGTTTCCGCGACCGTAGCGCATTTGCGTACTGGTCGTACAAGCGCGCGTACTTGGGAAGCCCGCAGATTCTGATCTGCGCAACAAAGACCGGGGCTGTCCCGCGATCGGGTCAGTGCGTAAGCAGCTTCTATGACACCGTTGCGATTGCGCAGCAAGTTGCGCAGGGCCGGCATCGCGATTCAGTCGGCGGCAGGTGGGACGAAATCGGTCGGCTGCAGTTCGAGTTTCTCGTATCACGGGGACTATCGCCGCGACACAAACTGATCGATATCGGCTGTGGTTGCCTTCGAGGCGGAGTTCATTTCGTCAGATATCTGGAACCGGGCAACTATTTCGGCATCGATATCAACCAATCGCTGCTCGATGCCGGGTACGACGCCGAGCTCGCGGCCCTCGATCTGCAAGCCAAACTGCCAAGAGCAAATCTCCTCTGTGGTAACGCATTCGAGTTCGCGGCACTCGGTATCGATTTCGATTTCGGAATAGCGCAGTCGCTGTTCACCCATTTGCCTTGGAATCACATCCGCTTATGCCTGACACGGCTTGCCCCACAGATGGCGCCGTCCGGGAAGCTCTTCGCGACGGCCTTCATCGTGCCCGACGACCACCCATACGGCGATCCATTTGCACACGGAGAAGGCGTCGTCACGAACGATCATTGCGACCCCTATCACTACCGCTACGCGGATTTCTCGCAGATGTGCCAGACGCTCCCTTGGCGCCCGGTCCTCATCGGAGATTGGGGCCACCCGAGGGGCCAGACGATGGTTGCTTTCGAGCTGCGTACCTGA